The proteins below are encoded in one region of Sideroxydans lithotrophicus ES-1:
- a CDS encoding bifunctional 2-methylcitrate dehydratase/aconitate hydratase, with protein MSANVDMNDRPAPDQVLVDIAQYVCRMEIRSEEAYDTARNCLIDTLGCGLLALRFPECTKHLGPLVPGTTVRHGARVPGTSHELDPVKAAWDIGAMIRWLDYNDTWLAAEWGHPSDNLGGILAVADYLSRCRVAEGKPPLNMRYVLIAMIKAHEIQGVLALENSFNRVGLDHVILVKVASAAVVTRLLGGTEEQVIDALSQAFVDGQSLRTYRHAPNAGSRKSWAAGDATSRAVRLAMMTMKGEMGIPGVLTAPQWGFYDVLFSKTNKDQKLKPEEQRRFSLPQPYGSYVMENVLFKISFPAEFHSQTACEAAVRLHPQVKDRLQDISRIVITTHESAIRIISKVGPLANPADRDHCLQYMVAVPLAFGDLVAEHYEDGFHAANPIIDVLRDKMEVVEDPRYSREYLEADKRSIANAIQIFFKDGSSTEKVAVEYPIGHRRRRAEGIPVLEQKFLNNLRTRFPEQRCQQIMALCLDKKKLEATPVNEFMEMFVIN; from the coding sequence ATGAGTGCCAATGTAGACATGAACGACCGCCCCGCTCCCGACCAGGTGCTGGTGGACATCGCGCAGTACGTCTGCCGCATGGAGATCCGCTCGGAAGAAGCGTACGACACCGCGCGCAACTGCCTGATCGACACGCTGGGCTGCGGCCTGCTGGCACTGCGCTTCCCCGAGTGCACCAAGCACCTCGGCCCGCTGGTACCCGGCACCACGGTGCGCCACGGCGCGCGCGTGCCCGGCACTTCGCACGAACTCGACCCGGTCAAGGCTGCGTGGGACATCGGCGCGATGATCCGCTGGCTGGACTACAACGACACCTGGCTGGCGGCAGAATGGGGACACCCGTCCGACAACCTGGGCGGCATCCTCGCCGTGGCCGATTACCTCAGCCGCTGCCGCGTGGCGGAAGGCAAGCCGCCGCTGAACATGCGCTACGTGCTGATCGCGATGATCAAGGCGCACGAGATCCAGGGCGTGCTGGCACTGGAGAACAGCTTCAACCGCGTCGGCCTCGACCACGTCATCCTGGTGAAGGTGGCGTCGGCCGCAGTGGTGACGCGCCTGCTCGGCGGCACCGAGGAGCAGGTGATCGATGCGCTGTCGCAGGCTTTCGTCGATGGCCAGTCGCTGCGCACCTACCGCCACGCGCCGAACGCCGGCTCGCGCAAATCCTGGGCGGCAGGCGATGCCACTTCGCGCGCGGTACGCCTGGCGATGATGACGATGAAGGGCGAGATGGGCATCCCCGGCGTGCTGACCGCACCGCAGTGGGGCTTTTACGACGTTCTGTTCAGCAAGACCAACAAGGACCAGAAACTGAAGCCGGAGGAACAGCGCCGCTTCTCGCTGCCGCAACCTTACGGCAGCTACGTGATGGAGAACGTGCTGTTCAAGATCTCCTTCCCCGCCGAATTCCATTCGCAGACCGCATGCGAAGCCGCGGTGCGCCTGCACCCGCAGGTGAAAGACAGGTTGCAGGACATCAGCAGGATCGTCATCACCACGCACGAATCGGCCATCCGCATCATCTCCAAGGTCGGCCCGCTGGCCAATCCGGCCGACCGCGACCACTGCCTCCAGTACATGGTGGCGGTGCCGCTGGCATTCGGCGACCTGGTGGCGGAACACTACGAGGACGGTTTCCATGCGGCCAATCCGATCATCGACGTACTGCGCGACAAGATGGAGGTCGTGGAAGATCCGCGTTACAGCCGCGAATACCTGGAGGCGGACAAGCGCTCCATCGCCAACGCCATCCAGATATTCTTCAAGGACGGCAGCAGCACCGAGAAGGTCGCGGTGGAATATCCGATCGGCCATCGCCGCCGCCGCGCCGAGGGCATCCCGGTGCTGGAACAGAAGTTCCTGAACAACCTGCGCACACGCTTCCCGGAACAGCGTTGCCAGCAGATCATGGCGCTGTGCCTGGACAAGAAGAAACTGGAAGCGACGCCGGTGAACGAGTTCATGGAGATGTTCGTGATCAATTAA